A single window of Nicotiana sylvestris chromosome 5, ASM39365v2, whole genome shotgun sequence DNA harbors:
- the LOC138868891 gene encoding uncharacterized mitochondrial protein AtMg00820-like, translated as MQEELDQFDKNQVWKLIPQPENVPVIGTKWVFRNKLNEDGKVVRNKARLVAQGYSQQEGVDCDETFALVVLLESIRILLAYASFKGFKLFYMDVKSAFLNGFIEEEVYVKQPLGL; from the coding sequence ATGCAGGAAGAGTTAGATCAATTCGACAAAAATCAAGTATGGAAATTGATACCCCAACCTGAGAACGTTCCTGTGATAGGAACAAAGTGGGTCTTCAGAAATAAGCTCAATGAGGATGGAAAAGTTGTAAGAAACAAAGCTAGATTAGTTGCTCAAGGATATTCACAACAAGAAGGAGTTGACTGTGACGAAACTTTTGCCCTAGTAGTTCTACTGGAATCTATACGAATTCTTTTGGCATATGCATCTTTTAAAGGATTCAAGTTATTTTACATGGATGTTAAAAGCGCCTTTTTAAATGGATTCATTGAAGAGGAAGTATATGTGAAGCAACCCCTGGGTTTGTAG
- the LOC138868892 gene encoding secreted RxLR effector protein 161-like has product MIGSLVYLTASQPDIMFSVCKCVRFQSAPKESRLTAVKRIIRYLIGTVSHGLWYPRSNTFKLEGFSDADLAGDKEDRKSTSGTYQLLGKALISWNSKKQGSVALATTKVEYIAIGQCCAQLLWMSHQLGDYELFFKPIQIFYDNSSAICLSKNHVHHSRAKHIDIKHHFIREHILKGNI; this is encoded by the coding sequence atgattggttCCCTTGTTTATCTAACTGCTAGTCAACCAGATATTATGTTCAGCGTTTGTAAATGTGTCAGGTTTCAGTCAGCTCCTAAGGAGTCTCGCCTGACTGCAGTAAAAAGAATTATTCGATATCTCATTGGAACTGTTTCTCATGGATTATGGTATCCTCGTTCTAATACTTTTAAATTAGAGGGTTTTTCAGATGCTGATCTTGCAGGTGATAAGGAAGATAGAAAAAGTACAAGTGGAACATATCAATTGCTTGGTAAAGCTTTGATATCGTGGAATAGTAAAAAACAAGGATCAGTTGCACTAGCCACTACTAAAGTTGAATACATTGCTATTGGACAATGTTGTGCACAACTACTGTGGATGTCTCATCAACTTGGTGACTATGAATTATTCTTTAAGCCTATTCAGATTTTCTATGATAATTCTAGTGCTATTTGTCTTTCAAAAAATCATGTGCATCATTCTAGAGCAAAGCATATAGACATAAAGCATCATTTTATTAGAGAACATATTCTTAAAGGAAACATATAA